CGTCCGGGTCGACGGCAAGGCCTACCTCGTCCCCGAGTTCTGGGAGCGGCAGCCCCGGCGGATCACCGTCACCGCGACCGAGGTCGTCCTGACCCTCTTCGAGGGCGCCGAGCCCCTGCGGGCCGGGGAAGACGTGTGGGACCGCTTCGCCATCCTCGACGCCACGCTCGCCGACGCCACCGCCCTCGCCGAGACCGACGCCCTGCCCATCCTGCCCGCCGCCGAGCGCCAGGCGCTGATGGCCCGGTTCGCGATGACCGCTCAAGGCCTGTCAGGCCCGGATCCCGAGGCCGAGGCGGCGCTCCGGCAGTACGACCGCTGGCAGGGCACCTCCTGGGACAAGGCCTATGCGACCGACAACCCATATACCTGGTGGGCTGGAGAAGAGCTCTCCACCAAGACCACGCTCTTCTCGCTCTTCCGGCGCGGCCTCTATTACCCCATCAAGGCGCCCCAGACCTACGCCTGGCGCGACTACGGAGACATCCAGTGGGCGGATGGGATGAGCGCCGGTCACTACGACTGGGTGCGGGCCGCGCTCAAGCACTACCTCAAGACCGGCAACCTCGAGGCGCTGCGCTGGGGGATGGCGGCCGTGCGGAGCGCGGTGTCGGTCGACCACACCTGGGCGAGCCCGAAGACGCCGGCCCTGAACGACTGGACGAACCTGGCCGGCCTCGCCCGGTACGAGAAGGGGGACCATGGCGGCGTCGATTTCGTCGCCCGCCCCACCCACTCCTGGCTCGAAGGCCTCTTCCTGGCCGCCACCCTCACCGGCGATCCCTGGGTGCGCGAGGCCGCCATCGACATGGCCGAGGGGGACTGGCGCTTCTGGGGCGGGTCCACGCCGGTGTTTGCCAACGGCGCTCCGGGAAGCTGGGCCGAGCTCGGCGGCGAGGTCCGCATCATGGGCTGGCCGCTCCTCGCCATGGTCGTCGCCTTCCGCGAGACCGGCAATCTCAAGTACTGGACCAAGGCCCAAGAGCTCATGAAGGCGCTCTACGACGAAGAAGGCGTCTGGGGCCGGCAGGGATACATCGCCGACCGCAGTGACTGGAGTAGCCCGAACAATGCCTACGCGTTCCTCCTCGGGTACTCCACGCGGGGGATGCTGGCGTTTGCCGACACGGCCATCGCCCGGGGTGAGTGGCCGTCCGCATACGAGGCCTTCCTACAGCGGGTGGGCCGGTGGCTGACCACGCCGGTGCCCAACGGGCCCTACTACCCGCCGACGCCCGGTAGCCCCGGCGCGTTCGCCTTTTACTGGTGCCCACCCAGCCTCGCGTGCGCCATTCCCACCTCGGATCCAGAGGTCGCCCACAACCCCATCATGGTCGATCTCCTGGCCTGGTTGGCCACGCGTGACCCCGCGACCTGGAGGCCCATCGCCCGCCAGGTCTTCAAGGATTATGTCTATTACTCGGCCTATCCCGACCCGGCCATCGTCGGCTTCCTCACCAATCAGTACCCCACGACCGAGACCAAGATCCTGGGGTGGATGCAGCTCTTCGGCGACCGGGCCGCCGCGTGGCTCCACCAGTGAGTTCGGAGGGGGCTGCGCCCCCCTCCGATTCCTCCTCCCGGAGGTTGCTGGGGCAACGCCCGCGCTCGGACCGGTCGGCGAACCGCGGGCATCAGCCCGGGAGGCGCGGTGACCACCCGCTCCCCCGGTAGAGCCGCAGCGGCAGCATGACGAGGGTGCCGAGCACCATGAAGCCGGCGGAGAGGACGAATGCGGACCCGTACCCCAGCCGCTCGACGAGCCACCCGGCCAGCACGGGCGCCGGGAGGACGATCACCTGGGTCACCACGGACGTCAGACCCATGGCCGACGCCTGCACGTGGCTCCCGGCGGCGTCGAGCACCGCCGCGCCCGTCACGTTGGTGAGCGTATAGAAGAAGACCCCGATGGCGAGCACGAGGGCGGCCAGCGGCCAGCCCGGCGCCACCTCGGCCAGGAGCAAGTAGAGCCCGGCCAGGACCAGGTACGAGGGAACGAGCACGGCTTTCCGGCCGACCCGATCGGACAGGACGCCGAGGACGGGCTGGGAGACCGTGCCCATCCCGTGGAGCAGGGCGACGTAGATCCCGAGCTCGAAGGGATCGCGACCGAGCCCGATCTGGATGTAGAGCGGCAGGAACGTCAGGATGACCTGGCGCGCCATCATCATGAGGCCCTGGGCGAACGACATGGCCATGAAGATGGGGTGAAGCAGGACGGCGCGAACGTCCCGGGCCAGGGACCGTCCCGGCGGCGGCGCGCCGAGCTCCCGGAAGTGACCCGCCAGGCCGCGCCAGATCAGGAACGCCGTGACGATCGCCGGAAGCATCTGAGCCCGGAGGACGTCCGGCCAGGCGAACGCGACCAGGAGAGCCCCGATGGCGATCGGGGTCAGCGTGTCGCCGAGCGTGGCGCCGACCCCGTGGATGGAGAGCACCGTCGCCCGCCGCTCGGGGAAGCGGGCCGAGAGCCCGCCCATGGCCGGCGGGTGCCAGGCGGCCGTCCCGACGCCGATCAGGGCCGACCCCAGCAGAGCCCCGGAAAGCCCCGACGCGGTGCCGAGGGCGAAGTACCCGACACCCATGAAGAGGAGGGCCGAGCCGAGGATCGCGGCTTGCCGCTTCGAGAACGAGTCGGCCAGGACCCCGACGGGCAGGTTCAGCGTGCCCGACGTGAGCTGGCGTGCGGACTGGAGGTACCCGACCTGAACGTCACTCAGTCCGAGACCCTGGCTGATCGAGGGGAGGGCGACCGCGAAGATCTGCTGGTACCAGTGGATGACGGTGTGCCCGCCCGTCACGTAGCCGAGGAACACGAGGCGCTCTCGGCCGACGCCCCGGAGGGGGGCGACGATGGAGCGGAAGCCGGGCACCCTCAGGGGGCGCCCCTTCCGACCCGGCGACCCTCTCGGCCGAGGACCGGGGCCCCGGCCCACATCAGGCTGCGGTCACTCTCGCGGCCACTCGGTCCATCGTGCCACGCATCGAAACTCCGCACCAGGCCCGCTTCGTCAGCCGGATGCCCCTGGCAACACGCGGCAGGATCGCCTATCCTGGCCGATGACGCATGAAGTGTCCCCGGTGTCAGCAGGAGAATCCGTCGCAGGCGAAGTTCTGCCTGGAGTGCGCCGCCCCGCTGGCTCTCCAGTGCCAGAGCTGCGGGACGCAGCTCCCACCGGCCGCGAAGTTCTGCTTCGAGTGCGCGCAGCCGGTGAGCGCCGGGGCGCCGGGCGGCGGCCGATTCGCCTCCCCCGAGGCCTACACGCCTCGGCACCTCGCCGAGAAGATCCTCGCATCCAGAGGCGCCCTCGAGGGCGAGCGCAAGCAGGTCACCGTGCTCTTCGCCGACCTGAAAGGGTCGATGGAGCTGCTCGCCGATCGCGACCCCGAGGAGGCGCGCCGGGTCCTCGATCCCGCGCTCGAGCTGATGATGGACGCGGTCCACCGCTACGAGGGCACCGTCAATCAGGTCATGGGCGACGGCGTCATGGCGCTCTTCGGCGCGCCGCTGGCCCTCGAAGACCACGCCGTCCGGGCGTGCTACGCCGCGCTCAGGATGCAGGACTCGGGCAGGCAGTACTCGGACAGAATCCGGCGCACGGTCGGTCTCCCCGTCCAGCTCCGGGTCGGCCTGAACTCCGGCGAAGTGGTCGTCCGTTCCATCGGCAGCGACCTGCGCATGGACTACACGGCGGTGGGACAAACCACGCACATCGCGGCGCGGATGGAGCAGGCCGCCCTCCCGGGGACCATCCTGATCCCGCCAAGCACGCTCGGGCTCGTCGAGGGTCACGTCCAGGTCACGCCGCTCGGCCCCATTCCAGTCAGGGGCTTGCCGGACCCGGTCGAGGTCTACGAGGTCGTTGGGGCGGGGACGGCGCGCTCGCGCCTCCAGGCCGCCGTCGCCCGCGGCCTCACCCGCTTTGTCGGCCGCGACGGCGAGATGGATCGGCTGCGGGAGGCGCTCGAGCGCGCGGGCGCCGGACATGGCCAGGTGGTGGCCCTGGTCGGCGAGCCCGGCGTCGGGAAGTCGCGCCTGGTGTGGGAGTTCGCCCGTTCGCACCGCGTCGAGAGCTGGCGGCTCGTCGAGAGCGGCTCGGTATCCTATGGCAAGGCGACGCCCTACCTACCGGTCATCGACCTCCTGAACGCATACTTCAGGGTCTCGGCGGGTGACGACGCGCGTGAGGTTCGCGAGAAGGTCACCGGCAAGCTCCTGACGCTCGAACGGACGCTGGAGCCGACGTTTCCGGTCTTCCTGGCCCTCCTGGGTGCGGCGCCCGAGGACGCCGAGTGGCGCGGCCTCGACCCCCGCCAGCGCCGGCAGCGGACCCTCGACGCCGTCAAGCGGCTCCTGCTCCGCGAGAGCCAGGTCCAGCCGCTCCTCGTGATCTTCGAGGATCTCCACTGGATCGACTCCGAGACCCAGGCGCTGATCGACAGCCTGGTGCAGAGCCTGCCCACGGCGCGCATCCTCCTCCTCGTGAGCTACCGGCCGGAGTACCAGCATGCCTGGAGCGGCAAGACCTACTACACCCAGCTCCGGCTCGACCCCCTGCCGCCGGAGAGCGCCGATACCCTGCTGGGCGCGCTCCTGGGCGCCGACCCCGGGCTCGAGTCGGTCAAGCGGCCTCTGATCGCGCGGACCGAAGGCAATCCCTTCTTTCTCGAGGAGAGCGTCCGCGCGCTCGTCGAGACAGGCGTCCTCGCCGGGGAGCGCGGCGCCTACCGGCTGGCCAGGGTCCCGACCGCCGTCCAGGTTCCGGCGACCGTGCAGGCGCTGCTCGCGGCGCGGATCGACCGGCTCTCCGCCGAGGACAAGCGGCTCCTCCAGTCCGCGTCGGTCGTGGGCAAGGACGTTCCCCTGGCCGTCCTCGAGGCCGTCTCAGACCTGACCGATGCGTCACTGCACGACGGGCTCGCCCGTCTGGGTGCTGCGGAGTTCCTCTACGAGGCTCGGCTCTTCCCCGACATCGAGTACACCTTCAAGCACGCGCTCACCCACGAGGTCGCCTACGCCAGCCTGCTACAGGAGCGTCGGCGCGAGCTACACCGGCGGGCTGGCGAAGCGATCGAGCGGCTCTCTGCCGAACGGCCCGACGAGGCGTACGGGCTCCTGGCGCGACACTTCGCCGAGAGCGGCGACCTCGCGAAAGGGCGGGAGTATGCGCTGCGGGCGGCGGAGAGAGCCGCCGGGCTCTTCGCGCACGACGAGGCGCTCGCCCAGTACGAGCGCGCTCGCGCCTGCGTGGAAGGACTGGGCCTCACCGAGGAGGTCGCGGCCGCCGAGGAGGCGATCGGCGACGTGAACGTGCGACGCGGGCGGCTCGAGGCGGCGGTGGAGGCGTACGAGCGGGCTCTTCGGTTGCCGATCGCGCGCGGACGGCAGGCCGCGCTGAAGGCCAAGATCGGCGGCGTGTACGGACAGTTCGGCGGCCAGCGCGGCCTGGAGTTCCTCCACCAGGCGCTCGAGGAGCTGGACCCCGTCACGCAGCGTAACGAGATGGCAGAGGTCACCGGGCTGCTGGGACGGTACCGGCACTTTGCCGGCCGGCACCAGGAGGCCATCGACTTACTCGAACGCGCGCGCGAGCTTGCCGAGCCGCTCGGCGATGCGCCGGCGCTGGTGGCGATCTACGGGCATCTCGCGGGCGCTTGCCAGCATCTCGCGCGGATTGACGAGAGCATGGCGCGGGCCCGGCGGTGCGTCGAGCTCGGCGAGCGGACCGGGCTGGTCCTGGCACGGCTCCGCGGCTACGCGTTCCTTGCCCAGGACCTGATCTTCCTCGGTCGCTGGGCGGAGGCTCTGGCGGTCACCAGCCGGTGCGCCCAGATCGCCAGCCAGATCGGTGCCGAGCACCGGCTGGCATGGACGGCGGGCGACCGCGCGAGGATCCTGCACGGCACGGGCGACCTGGAAGGCGCATTGGCGGCGGCGCGGGACGGTCTCCGGCTGGCGGCAGCGAGCGGTGAGCAGCGAATCGGTGTCTGGGTTCACGCGTATCTCGCACAGATCGCGATCGATCTCGGCGACGATGAGACGGCTCTCGACCAGGCGCGAGAGGCCGTGGCCAGCGCCGATCGGCTGGGAGACCGCGTCCTGAAGGCGTACAATCGTTACGCGCGCGCATACGTCCATCTGCAGCGCGAGGACTGGCCGCAGGCCATCGAGTGTCTCGAGCAGTACGTCGCCATCGTGTCCGAGATGGACAACCGGCTCATTCCCACGGTGGCCGGCCCCTGCATGGCCGAGATCCTCCTCGGATCCGAGCGGCTCGACGAGGCCGCCGCGACGATCGACGCCGCTGTCCAGATCGCCCGCGAGGCGGGCTCGCGTCACTGGGAGGGTGTCGGGCGCCGGGTCCAGGGCCAGATCCTCGCGGGTCAGGCTCGGCCCGACGACGCACGACA
This portion of the Candidatus Methylomirabilota bacterium genome encodes:
- a CDS encoding MFS transporter — protein: MPGFRSIVAPLRGVGRERLVFLGYVTGGHTVIHWYQQIFAVALPSISQGLGLSDVQVGYLQSARQLTSGTLNLPVGVLADSFSKRQAAILGSALLFMGVGYFALGTASGLSGALLGSALIGVGTAAWHPPAMGGLSARFPERRATVLSIHGVGATLGDTLTPIAIGALLVAFAWPDVLRAQMLPAIVTAFLIWRGLAGHFRELGAPPPGRSLARDVRAVLLHPIFMAMSFAQGLMMMARQVILTFLPLYIQIGLGRDPFELGIYVALLHGMGTVSQPVLGVLSDRVGRKAVLVPSYLVLAGLYLLLAEVAPGWPLAALVLAIGVFFYTLTNVTGAAVLDAAGSHVQASAMGLTSVVTQVIVLPAPVLAGWLVERLGYGSAFVLSAGFMVLGTLVMLPLRLYRGSGWSPRLPG
- a CDS encoding tetratricopeptide repeat protein, which codes for MKCPRCQQENPSQAKFCLECAAPLALQCQSCGTQLPPAAKFCFECAQPVSAGAPGGGRFASPEAYTPRHLAEKILASRGALEGERKQVTVLFADLKGSMELLADRDPEEARRVLDPALELMMDAVHRYEGTVNQVMGDGVMALFGAPLALEDHAVRACYAALRMQDSGRQYSDRIRRTVGLPVQLRVGLNSGEVVVRSIGSDLRMDYTAVGQTTHIAARMEQAALPGTILIPPSTLGLVEGHVQVTPLGPIPVRGLPDPVEVYEVVGAGTARSRLQAAVARGLTRFVGRDGEMDRLREALERAGAGHGQVVALVGEPGVGKSRLVWEFARSHRVESWRLVESGSVSYGKATPYLPVIDLLNAYFRVSAGDDAREVREKVTGKLLTLERTLEPTFPVFLALLGAAPEDAEWRGLDPRQRRQRTLDAVKRLLLRESQVQPLLVIFEDLHWIDSETQALIDSLVQSLPTARILLLVSYRPEYQHAWSGKTYYTQLRLDPLPPESADTLLGALLGADPGLESVKRPLIARTEGNPFFLEESVRALVETGVLAGERGAYRLARVPTAVQVPATVQALLAARIDRLSAEDKRLLQSASVVGKDVPLAVLEAVSDLTDASLHDGLARLGAAEFLYEARLFPDIEYTFKHALTHEVAYASLLQERRRELHRRAGEAIERLSAERPDEAYGLLARHFAESGDLAKGREYALRAAERAAGLFAHDEALAQYERARACVEGLGLTEEVAAAEEAIGDVNVRRGRLEAAVEAYERALRLPIARGRQAALKAKIGGVYGQFGGQRGLEFLHQALEELDPVTQRNEMAEVTGLLGRYRHFAGRHQEAIDLLERARELAEPLGDAPALVAIYGHLAGACQHLARIDESMARARRCVELGERTGLVLARLRGYAFLAQDLIFLGRWAEALAVTSRCAQIASQIGAEHRLAWTAGDRARILHGTGDLEGALAAARDGLRLAAASGEQRIGVWVHAYLAQIAIDLGDDETALDQAREAVASADRLGDRVLKAYNRYARAYVHLQREDWPQAIECLEQYVAIVSEMDNRLIPTVAGPCMAEILLGSERLDEAAATIDAAVQIAREAGSRHWEGVGRRVQGQILAGQARPDDARQALDDAVASLETVGSRLELARVLYRRGELYQKLDDRERARNDLVRARELFAATGARGDLGRAERLLTALETGGEA